A single genomic interval of Haloactinospora alba harbors:
- a CDS encoding helix-turn-helix domain-containing protein, translated as MEQESDMDSVIRQRIRGLRLARGWTLDALAARCNTSPSNLSRIEAGRRRIALDQLVPIARALDTTLDQLVESTGDEDVVIRPQPCDAQGTTSWLLSRERSLHGVTVAKMRITPDRPTDAEHLKVHPGREWFTVLSGTALLRLGERTILIQEGNAAEFATMTPHAIGAQDGTVEILTIFDHNGERTHLRDGGGT; from the coding sequence ATGGAGCAAGAATCCGACATGGACAGTGTGATTCGCCAGCGCATCCGCGGCCTGCGGTTGGCCCGGGGGTGGACGCTGGACGCCCTCGCCGCGCGCTGCAACACCAGCCCGTCCAACCTGAGCCGCATCGAGGCCGGGCGCCGCAGGATCGCGCTGGACCAGCTGGTGCCCATCGCCCGGGCCCTGGACACCACCCTCGACCAGCTCGTCGAGTCCACCGGCGACGAGGACGTGGTGATCCGGCCCCAGCCCTGTGACGCGCAGGGGACGACCAGTTGGCTGCTGTCCCGGGAGCGCTCCCTGCACGGCGTGACCGTGGCGAAGATGCGCATCACCCCGGACCGGCCGACCGACGCGGAGCACCTGAAGGTGCATCCCGGACGCGAGTGGTTCACCGTCCTGTCCGGGACCGCCCTGCTGCGGCTGGGCGAGCGCACGATCCTGATCCAGGAGGGCAACGCGGCCGAGTTCGCCACCATGACCCCGCACGCCATCGGCGCCCAGGACGGCACCGTGGAGATCCTGACCATCTTCGACCACAACGGGGAGCGCACCCACCTCCGCGACGGCGGCGGCACGTGA
- a CDS encoding VOC family protein produces MTTRLVQIAMNARDDSAVGRFWAEVLGWGTSSEGPGVTNLEPVGFSYPDPTAVCIDVLTVPEPKTVKNRVHVDLATASADHQAEVVSRLKDLGATPADVGQGDDVPWTVLADPEGNEFCVLEPRSTYQDTGPIAAVLVDCADPRAMARFWDEAMDWTLHEVTDDHAAMRSAAGVGPYLEFVRTPDVKTVKNRVHLDLRPYAGGERSAEADRLRALGATDVDLGQGDDVPWTVLADPEGNEFCVLGPA; encoded by the coding sequence ATGACAACACGACTTGTCCAGATTGCTATGAACGCCCGGGACGACTCCGCGGTCGGCCGGTTCTGGGCGGAGGTGCTCGGCTGGGGCACCAGCAGCGAGGGACCCGGCGTGACCAACCTCGAACCCGTGGGCTTCTCCTATCCCGACCCCACCGCCGTCTGCATCGATGTTCTCACCGTCCCGGAACCCAAGACGGTGAAGAACCGTGTGCACGTCGACCTCGCTACTGCCTCCGCGGACCACCAGGCGGAGGTGGTCTCCCGCCTCAAGGACCTCGGCGCGACGCCCGCGGACGTGGGCCAGGGTGACGACGTTCCGTGGACGGTCCTGGCGGACCCGGAGGGCAACGAGTTCTGCGTGCTGGAGCCGCGGTCGACCTACCAGGACACCGGGCCGATCGCCGCCGTGTTGGTCGACTGCGCGGATCCGCGGGCCATGGCCCGGTTCTGGGACGAGGCGATGGACTGGACCCTGCACGAGGTCACCGACGACCACGCGGCGATGCGCTCCGCCGCGGGCGTCGGCCCGTATCTGGAGTTCGTCCGCACACCCGACGTGAAGACGGTGAAGAACCGCGTCCATCTCGACCTCCGGCCGTACGCCGGTGGCGAGCGGTCGGCGGAGGCGGACCGGCTGCGGGCTCTCGGCGCCACCGACGTCGACCTCGGCCAGGGTGACGACGTCCCGTGGACGGTCCTGGCGGACCCGGAGGGCAACGAGTTCTGCGTCCTCGGCCCGGCCTGA
- a CDS encoding class I SAM-dependent methyltransferase, translating to MEHHHSHHAQHHDQGEHHRHDDAAIADMLDLDAEVLGSHLDGITAWAGGHTAASTPRTVADVGAGTGTGTLALARRFPQAGMVAVDQSPVMLDRLRETASARGLGERLRLVRADLDEAWPDIGTVDLAWAASSLHHAADPDRLLGDLYGALNPGGLLVVVEMDGLPRFLPDDPGTGRPGLEDRCARATAEANWNAHPNWGPHLERSGFRVAEERTFTYEVGPPAPPAANRYARTVLGNMRHGLADRLDADDLAALDRLLDEDDPASVGHRRDLTVRGSRTAWAAHRP from the coding sequence ATGGAACACCACCACAGCCACCACGCGCAGCACCACGACCAGGGTGAACACCACCGCCACGACGACGCCGCCATCGCGGACATGCTGGACCTCGACGCCGAGGTACTGGGCTCGCACCTCGACGGGATAACCGCGTGGGCCGGCGGGCACACCGCCGCCTCCACCCCGCGCACCGTTGCCGACGTGGGCGCCGGGACCGGCACCGGAACACTGGCGCTGGCGCGCCGCTTCCCACAGGCGGGGATGGTCGCGGTCGACCAGTCGCCGGTGATGCTCGACCGGCTCAGGGAGACGGCGTCCGCGCGGGGGCTGGGGGAGCGGCTGCGCCTCGTCCGGGCCGACCTGGACGAGGCCTGGCCCGACATCGGCACGGTCGACCTCGCGTGGGCGGCATCCTCGCTGCACCACGCCGCGGACCCCGACCGGCTGCTGGGTGACCTGTACGGGGCGCTGAACCCCGGCGGTCTGCTGGTGGTCGTCGAGATGGACGGCCTGCCGCGCTTCCTGCCCGACGACCCCGGCACAGGTCGCCCCGGCCTGGAGGACCGCTGCGCGCGGGCCACGGCCGAGGCGAACTGGAACGCGCACCCGAACTGGGGTCCGCACCTGGAACGGTCCGGGTTCCGGGTCGCCGAGGAGCGGACCTTCACCTACGAGGTGGGGCCGCCGGCGCCGCCGGCGGCCAACCGCTACGCCCGGACCGTGCTCGGCAACATGCGCCACGGCCTCGCCGACCGGCTGGACGCCGACGACCTCGCCGCCCTCGACCGCCTGCTGGACGAGGACGATCCCGCCTCCGTCGGGCACCGCCGCGACCTGACGGTCCGGGGGAGCCGGACCGCCTGGGCGGCGCACCGGCCCTGA
- a CDS encoding DEAD/DEAH box helicase, giving the protein MAVSPPLREWQQAALERFDATTSENFLLTATPGAGKTTFALEAARRMHPRVRAILIVVPTSNLRTQWARAAHRFGLDIDDRFTADAAALARDFHGAAVTYQAVMSNPLIYRRLAERAFVILDEVHHAGENRSWGDELRKACDPAMRRLLLSGTPFRSDNNPIPYVTYDRDSDGVHRSQADYTYGYGDGVKDSVVRPIAFPAFDGEGTWSDAGTVVNGLLSNEDETQAKRALKAALEPNGEWIGSVMRAADGELSRQREHTPDAGGLIVADNQDHARRYAELLEKITGEKVAVAISDEPDASKVIRDFTQAKSRWIIAVQMVSEGVDIPRLAVGVYASRTTTPLFFRQVAGRFVRTRSDDDETCAALYVPSIADLLKNAAEMETELDHALAEASEQQERDYNDGESGSLFSMVDPISSSAATHEKTILSGEDFTSAEIERARSVAVQVNLTKLSDAEMARLLRHVTPNDTTETASTEKPSSGASETRSERKSALRKAVQRKVSKLARHTGRQYNHIYAELNRECAEKGIDKATIETLYSRIQVLDRQLGETIERT; this is encoded by the coding sequence GTGGCCGTATCTCCCCCCTTGCGCGAATGGCAACAGGCCGCACTCGAACGGTTCGATGCCACCACCAGCGAAAACTTCCTCCTGACGGCGACCCCGGGTGCCGGAAAGACCACATTCGCGTTGGAAGCCGCACGTCGCATGCATCCACGTGTGCGCGCAATCCTCATCGTGGTTCCCACCAGCAACCTACGCACCCAGTGGGCCCGGGCCGCGCACCGCTTCGGACTCGATATCGATGACCGGTTCACCGCCGATGCAGCAGCCCTGGCTCGGGACTTCCATGGTGCTGCAGTGACCTATCAGGCCGTGATGTCCAATCCTTTGATCTACCGGCGCTTGGCGGAGCGAGCTTTCGTCATCCTCGACGAGGTCCACCACGCCGGGGAAAACCGATCCTGGGGAGACGAACTGCGCAAAGCCTGTGATCCGGCCATGCGACGATTGCTCCTCTCCGGAACCCCGTTTCGTAGTGACAACAACCCCATCCCCTACGTCACCTACGATCGTGATTCCGACGGAGTGCACCGCAGCCAGGCCGACTACACCTACGGTTACGGTGACGGCGTCAAGGACAGTGTCGTGCGCCCCATCGCGTTTCCCGCTTTTGATGGGGAGGGTACGTGGTCCGACGCGGGCACCGTGGTTAATGGCCTGTTGTCCAATGAGGACGAAACTCAGGCCAAGCGCGCTCTGAAAGCAGCGCTGGAACCCAACGGAGAATGGATCGGCTCGGTCATGCGCGCGGCCGATGGCGAACTCAGCCGGCAGCGGGAACACACCCCGGATGCCGGGGGGCTCATCGTCGCCGACAACCAGGATCACGCGCGCCGGTACGCTGAGCTCCTCGAGAAGATTACTGGGGAGAAGGTCGCCGTAGCGATCTCTGATGAACCCGACGCCAGCAAGGTGATCCGTGACTTTACCCAGGCCAAGAGCCGCTGGATTATCGCGGTGCAGATGGTCTCAGAAGGGGTGGACATCCCCCGCCTTGCCGTAGGGGTCTATGCCAGCCGTACCACTACCCCGTTGTTCTTTCGCCAGGTCGCTGGCCGGTTCGTGCGCACTCGCAGTGACGACGACGAAACGTGCGCGGCCCTGTATGTGCCCTCGATCGCGGATCTGTTGAAGAACGCTGCTGAGATGGAAACCGAGCTCGACCATGCTCTGGCCGAAGCCTCCGAACAGCAGGAGCGTGACTACAACGACGGGGAATCCGGCTCCTTGTTCAGCATGGTCGACCCCATCAGCTCCAGTGCTGCCACCCACGAAAAAACGATCCTGTCGGGAGAAGACTTCACCTCCGCTGAGATCGAACGAGCCCGCAGCGTGGCTGTACAAGTCAACCTCACTAAACTCTCCGATGCGGAGATGGCTCGCCTCCTTCGACACGTCACACCGAACGACACCACGGAGACGGCTTCCACTGAAAAGCCATCATCAGGGGCATCAGAGACACGCTCAGAGCGTAAGAGTGCACTGCGCAAAGCGGTACAGCGCAAGGTGAGCAAGCTGGCCCGTCACACAGGACGGCAATACAACCACATTTACGCCGAACTGAACCGGGAGTGTGCCGAAAAGGGAATAGATAAAGCGACTATCGAGACGCTCTATTCCCGTATCCAGGTTCTGGACCGCCAGCTCGGAGAAACCATTGAGCGAACATGA
- a CDS encoding VOC family protein — MKWEALTVDAREPRSLARWWAQTLDWDVMDPDPAGVEVRSPDRHSPSLFFVHVDDAKPAKNRLHLDLYAEDQAAAVDDLVARGATRAAVGQSDDAEWVVLRDPEGNEFCLLEPR; from the coding sequence ATGAAGTGGGAAGCCCTGACCGTCGACGCGCGGGAGCCGCGGTCTCTCGCGCGGTGGTGGGCGCAGACCCTCGACTGGGACGTGATGGATCCTGACCCGGCCGGCGTCGAGGTCCGGTCGCCCGACCGGCACTCGCCGTCTCTCTTCTTCGTCCACGTGGACGACGCGAAGCCGGCCAAGAACCGCCTGCACCTCGACCTGTACGCGGAGGACCAAGCGGCGGCCGTGGACGACCTCGTCGCCAGGGGAGCCACACGCGCCGCCGTGGGGCAGTCCGATGACGCCGAATGGGTGGTGCTGCGTGACCCCGAGGGCAACGAGTTCTGCCTCCTCGAACCACGCTGA
- a CDS encoding NAD(P)/FAD-dependent oxidoreductase encodes MNTEHTREAGVDVAVIGGGAAGLSAAVALARSLRSVVVVDAGEQRNAPAAGVHNVLALDGTSPLDLLTAGREEAERYGARIHRDRAVTARRHGEGFEVGLAGGGVVRSRRLLLATGLVDELPDIPGVRELWGSGVLHCAYCHGWEVRGQRIGVVGTTSLSAHQALMFRQLSGHVTLFTHTMPELDDQTRERLTARDIGIVDGTVERLRTDNGTLRGVVLTGGYEFGADAATVTPRFLAREDLYEQLGGTLTEHPLGAFVGTSHMGKTDVPGVWAAGNSADLGAMVAASSGSGAAAATAINADLVTENADAAVHARGQTAGHR; translated from the coding sequence GTGAACACGGAACACACGCGTGAGGCCGGGGTCGACGTCGCGGTCATCGGGGGTGGCGCGGCTGGGTTGAGCGCTGCCGTCGCGTTGGCGCGCTCGTTGCGCTCGGTGGTCGTCGTGGACGCCGGCGAGCAGCGCAACGCTCCCGCTGCCGGGGTGCACAACGTCCTCGCCCTGGACGGGACCTCACCTCTGGACCTGCTGACGGCGGGCCGCGAGGAGGCCGAGAGGTACGGTGCGCGGATCCACCGGGACCGTGCCGTCACCGCGCGCCGCCACGGCGAGGGGTTCGAGGTCGGCCTCGCCGGGGGCGGGGTCGTGCGGTCCCGGAGGCTCCTGCTCGCCACCGGCCTGGTCGACGAACTTCCCGACATCCCCGGAGTGCGGGAGCTGTGGGGGAGCGGTGTGCTGCACTGCGCCTACTGCCACGGTTGGGAGGTGCGCGGACAACGCATCGGCGTGGTCGGCACCACCTCCCTCAGCGCCCACCAGGCTCTGATGTTCCGGCAGCTCAGTGGCCACGTCACACTCTTCACCCACACCATGCCGGAGCTCGACGACCAGACCCGGGAGAGGCTGACCGCTCGGGACATCGGGATCGTGGACGGCACAGTCGAGCGGCTGCGCACCGACAACGGCACCCTGCGGGGCGTCGTCCTCACCGGCGGGTACGAGTTCGGCGCGGACGCGGCGACGGTGACACCCCGGTTCCTCGCCCGGGAGGACCTGTACGAGCAGCTCGGCGGGACCCTCACCGAGCACCCGCTCGGCGCGTTCGTCGGTACCTCCCACATGGGGAAGACGGACGTTCCCGGCGTGTGGGCCGCGGGGAACTCGGCCGACCTCGGGGCGATGGTCGCCGCCTCCTCGGGGTCCGGAGCCGCGGCCGCGACCGCGATCAACGCCGACCTCGTGACCGAGAACGCGGACGCGGCCGTCCACGCGCGCGGGCAGACCGCCGGGCACCGGTGA